In Pseudomonadota bacterium, the following proteins share a genomic window:
- a CDS encoding FAD-dependent oxidoreductase, with product MSQRVIIVGAGVCGLTLAYHVARAGLPVTLLEKRGGVGGLARGFTYGDHRFDLGPHRFHSPVNKVMTFINDVLGQDSASITRSSSVHFLGKYHDWPLKLKTVFQLPPLVSVRAFFDLLNKSKHHDPGNPSFENYVLGKYGRTLYSLFFKEYTEKFLGIPAADTHQNWAKIGVDRATIDEKVNTATLQHLVKMMLIPRPREMNFIYPPGGVHVLCDKLRERLIEMGADVRQNASPTALLSSEGRVRKVITAEGPIECGHLVWTAPIDELCQLLGLPDPDLQYLSLLLFNAMTNKPDVHKVQWCYYGAPDLIFSRISYPGQFHDSMVPKGRGAMCIEVTCREGDERWNDPERLLPAVRRDLERVGAVRDLRHIDDVRIERVDHAYPIYDIKYRDKLAATKQRLEGWKNLMLGGRTGMFWYNNMDHSIANAFQISKKILGSTLREAPDLAYGGQARQVLDELSRDGRQGVVLAPGGM from the coding sequence TTGAGCCAGCGCGTCATCATCGTGGGTGCCGGAGTCTGCGGCCTCACGCTCGCCTATCACGTGGCGCGCGCGGGCCTTCCCGTCACGCTCCTCGAGAAGCGGGGCGGCGTCGGCGGGCTGGCCCGCGGCTTCACCTACGGCGATCACCGCTTCGACCTCGGTCCTCATCGCTTCCACAGCCCTGTGAACAAGGTGATGACCTTCATCAATGATGTTCTCGGGCAAGACTCAGCCAGCATCACGCGCTCGAGCTCGGTGCACTTCCTGGGCAAGTACCACGACTGGCCGCTCAAGCTCAAGACGGTTTTCCAGCTGCCGCCCCTGGTGTCGGTCCGGGCCTTCTTCGATCTCCTCAACAAGTCGAAGCACCATGACCCGGGAAACCCCTCGTTCGAGAACTACGTGCTCGGAAAGTACGGCCGCACCTTGTACTCGCTCTTCTTCAAGGAGTACACCGAGAAGTTCCTCGGCATCCCGGCGGCCGACACGCATCAGAACTGGGCGAAGATCGGCGTCGACCGCGCCACCATCGACGAGAAGGTCAACACGGCGACGCTTCAGCATCTCGTCAAGATGATGCTCATCCCGCGTCCGCGCGAGATGAACTTCATCTACCCGCCGGGCGGGGTGCACGTTCTGTGCGACAAGCTGCGCGAGCGCCTGATCGAGATGGGGGCCGACGTGCGCCAGAACGCGTCGCCCACGGCGCTCCTCTCTTCTGAGGGGCGGGTGCGCAAGGTGATCACGGCCGAAGGTCCCATCGAGTGCGGCCATCTTGTCTGGACCGCCCCCATCGACGAGCTGTGCCAGCTGCTGGGCCTCCCGGATCCCGACCTGCAGTACCTGTCGCTGCTGCTCTTCAACGCCATGACGAACAAGCCGGATGTGCACAAGGTGCAGTGGTGCTACTACGGCGCGCCCGATCTCATCTTCTCGCGCATCTCGTACCCAGGGCAGTTCCATGACAGCATGGTGCCCAAGGGCCGTGGCGCCATGTGCATCGAGGTGACCTGTCGCGAGGGCGATGAGCGCTGGAACGACCCGGAGCGTCTGCTGCCCGCGGTGCGGCGTGACCTCGAGCGGGTCGGCGCCGTGCGCGACCTGCGTCACATCGACGATGTGCGCATCGAGCGCGTCGACCACGCCTATCCCATCTACGACATCAAGTACCGCGACAAGCTGGCGGCCACCAAGCAGCGCCTCGAGGGGTGGAAGAACCTCATGCTGGGCGGGCGCACCGGCATGTTCTGGTACAACAACATGGATCACTCCATCGCCAACGCCTTTCAGATCAGCAAGAAGATCCTCGGCTCTACGCTGCGCGAAGCCCCCGACCTCGCCTACGGCGGACAGGCCCGGCAGGTGCTCGATGAGCTCAGCCGCGATGGTCGGCAGGGCGTTGTTCTTGCTCCAGGAGGGATGTAG